The genomic segment TATTTCCTTTTTTTCAAGGGAAGAAATGCCCGCTGGATTCCAATAAAGACAAGAGACATCGTCTGCTATCCCAACAAATGCAGAACCCATCCCAACTTGCCTTGCCCCTTGGGGAATATTCATAAACTCCCCTGTATTCTCTCCAGATGCCAAGATAACACAAGGGAGAAACATTACCAAAAATAATAGAATTTTCTTCATTTCATCCAATCTTTTCAATAAAAGCCTTTGCGGATTTTAAGGCTTCTTTAACCATATTTACATTATGAAGGTCTCCTCTATAATAGCCTGCTAGATGGAGTTCATCATACAAATAATCAAACTGTTTAAAGAGCTTTCCATTATGCATGGATAGATGTTTTCTCAATGCCTTTGTGTAAGACTCATATGACTTGGGAAGCTCTTTCTTGCTTAAGCCTTTATTTAGTAAATATTCATTTATTGCCTTTA from the bacterium genome contains:
- a CDS encoding DUF5618 family protein; the encoded protein is MNEALRYLNNAKEILKNAPVEDNYYTDVKYVQEACGTAYLAILKAINEYLLNKGLSKKELPKSYESYTKALRKHLSMHNGKLFKQFDYLYDELHLAGYYRGDLHNVNMVKEALKSAKAFIEKIG